A stretch of the Ensifer sp. PDNC004 genome encodes the following:
- a CDS encoding SIS domain-containing protein: MGLRHASADDRTANAALESIGRTLTTAMAGIKALADQFGADEIFARSVVEAVELIGESKGRVVVSGVGKSGHIGRKIAATLASTGTSAYFVHPTEASHGDLGMVTSQDVLILLSWSGETAELANMLTYAKRFNVPIVSICANRDSVLARNSEVPIVLPKVQEACPHGLAPTTSAMLQLAIGDALAIALLERRGFSAEDFKTFHPGGKLGAQLRLVRELAHDGAQMPLLSVGRPMSEALIEMSSKGFGVVGIVDDGGKLAGVITDGDLRRHMSGDLLLQPVEAVMSRNPRVIRGDVLASGAMEFMQQHKVTVLFVVDDGGAPVSILHIHDLLRAGVV, from the coding sequence ATGGGTTTGAGACATGCATCGGCGGATGATCGCACCGCAAATGCGGCTTTGGAATCGATCGGCCGGACGCTGACGACCGCGATGGCCGGCATCAAGGCGCTTGCGGATCAATTCGGCGCCGACGAGATCTTTGCCCGCAGCGTCGTTGAAGCTGTCGAATTGATCGGCGAAAGCAAGGGGCGCGTCGTCGTCTCCGGCGTCGGCAAGAGCGGCCACATCGGCCGCAAGATCGCAGCCACGCTGGCATCGACCGGAACATCCGCTTATTTCGTGCACCCGACCGAAGCGAGCCACGGCGACCTCGGCATGGTCACCTCGCAGGACGTACTCATTCTGCTTTCCTGGTCGGGCGAGACCGCCGAGCTTGCCAACATGCTCACCTACGCCAAGCGCTTCAACGTGCCGATCGTCTCGATCTGCGCCAACCGCGACAGCGTGCTTGCCCGCAACTCCGAAGTGCCGATCGTGCTGCCGAAGGTCCAGGAAGCCTGTCCGCACGGCCTCGCGCCGACGACGTCGGCCATGCTGCAGCTTGCCATCGGCGACGCGCTCGCGATCGCGCTCCTCGAGCGGCGCGGCTTTTCGGCCGAAGACTTCAAGACCTTCCATCCGGGCGGCAAGCTCGGTGCGCAGCTGCGGCTGGTGCGCGAACTGGCGCATGACGGCGCCCAGATGCCGCTTCTCAGCGTCGGCCGCCCGATGAGCGAGGCGCTGATCGAGATGTCGTCGAAGGGTTTCGGTGTCGTCGGCATCGTCGACGATGGCGGCAAGCTGGCTGGCGTGATCACCGACGGGGACCTGCGTCGTCACATGTCCGGCGACCTGCTGCTGCAGCCGGTCGAAGCGGTGATGTCGCGCAATCCGCGCGTGATCCGCGGCGACGTTCTCGCAAGCGGCGCCATGGAATTCATGCAGCAGCACAAGGTGACCGTGCTGTTCGTCGTCGACGATGGCGGCGCGCCCGTCAGCATCCTGCATATTCACGACCTGCTGCGCGCCGGCGTCGTCTGA
- a CDS encoding Rrf2 family transcriptional regulator encodes MLTKKGKYGLKALVDLARLEPGETAFITEIAQRNNIPKKFLDTILLELRNAGMLRSKKGPGGGYSLSRPASEIRIGHVIRTLDGPLAPIRCASRTAYEVCEDCNDPETCQVRVSMTTVRDAVAAILDSMTLEEFAADKSMPLEMEEKRAG; translated from the coding sequence ATGCTGACGAAGAAGGGAAAGTACGGACTGAAGGCCTTGGTCGATCTTGCACGGCTGGAGCCGGGGGAGACCGCCTTCATTACCGAGATCGCGCAGCGCAACAATATCCCGAAGAAATTCCTGGACACCATCCTGCTCGAACTGCGCAACGCCGGCATGCTGCGCTCGAAGAAGGGCCCCGGCGGCGGTTATTCGCTGTCGCGCCCGGCATCCGAAATCCGCATCGGTCACGTCATCCGTACGCTCGATGGGCCGCTAGCGCCGATCCGCTGCGCAAGCCGCACGGCCTATGAGGTGTGCGAAGACTGCAACGATCCCGAGACCTGTCAGGTGCGGGTGTCGATGACGACGGTGCGCGATGCCGTTGCCGCGATCCTCGATTCGATGACGCTCGAAGAATTCGCGGCCGACAAGTCGATGCCGCTCGAAATGGAAGAAAAGCGCGCCGGCTGA
- the secD gene encoding protein translocase subunit SecD → MRTSKWAILVYVVVIIFGCIAALPNVLTPAQREQFAGWLPVKPVTLGLDLKGGSHLVLEVDAAGLRKARLETLLDDTRRALRTERISASSARIAGDTVTVKIEDPADREKVLPKLKELAAPVGTLGFGSSASDIDVTEDSDTITLAMTEAGLADRTTKAVEQSLEIIRQRVDTVGVAEPLIQRVGSDRILVQLPGLEDPTALRQLLGSTAQMSFHMVDQTVDPNQPPPRGVDILPGAHDTNKYAVESRVAISGERLADAKAGFDQRTNEPIVSFTFDALGARQFAEITQAAVGRPFAIVLDGKVLTAPVIREPIIGGQGQISGNFTSKEATVLSALLRSGALPAPLTVIEERSVGPNLGSDSIRMGIYTGLAGFALVVALMVVLYGAWGMIANVGLVLHTILTIALLAMLGSTLTLPGIAGIILGIGMAVDANILINARIREETEGGAGAMKALDIGFNKAYATIIDSNVTTLSGTVLLFAFGSGPVKGFAVTMMLGIIISMFTSITVVRLMMREVVVRRKMKKLEIPSLFGKVPKLPSFSFMKGRFVAIGMSAFLSVSSVVLFFTPGLNYGIDFVGGIQVETTSKNTLDLPTLRHNLEALNIGEVALQEFGQDKSVLIRVQRQPGGEQEQTVALNRIKDAVVQTIPDAAFERTEVVGPTVSTELARSGFLAVGLAMVAILLYIWFRFEWHFAVGAIAVLLLDITKTIGFFALTGIDFNLTAIAALLTMIGYSVNDKVVVYDRMRENLRKYKSMPFSDLIDMSINQVIARCIFTSMATAFSLVPMAIWGGDAVKSFAWPMIFGVIVATTSSIYIGGPILLFLNRWWKDREASRSGTTTPQAGTPAA, encoded by the coding sequence ATGCGTACATCGAAATGGGCGATTCTCGTCTATGTCGTCGTGATCATCTTCGGATGTATCGCGGCGCTTCCGAACGTGCTGACGCCGGCACAACGTGAACAATTTGCAGGCTGGCTGCCGGTCAAGCCGGTGACCCTCGGCCTCGACCTCAAGGGCGGCTCGCACCTCGTGCTCGAAGTCGATGCCGCCGGCCTTCGCAAAGCTCGTCTCGAAACGCTGCTTGACGATACGCGCCGGGCGCTCCGCACCGAGCGCATTTCGGCCTCTTCGGCACGTATTGCCGGTGATACCGTTACCGTGAAGATCGAAGATCCGGCCGACCGCGAAAAAGTTCTGCCGAAGCTGAAGGAACTCGCTGCCCCCGTCGGCACGCTCGGCTTCGGCAGCTCGGCGTCCGATATCGACGTGACCGAGGATAGTGACACCATCACCCTGGCAATGACCGAAGCCGGCCTTGCCGACCGCACGACCAAGGCGGTCGAGCAGAGTCTGGAAATCATCCGCCAGCGCGTCGATACCGTCGGCGTTGCCGAACCTTTGATCCAGCGCGTCGGCTCCGACCGTATTCTCGTCCAGCTTCCCGGTCTCGAAGATCCGACGGCTCTGCGTCAGCTTCTCGGCTCGACCGCGCAGATGAGCTTCCACATGGTCGACCAGACGGTGGATCCAAACCAGCCGCCGCCGCGCGGCGTCGACATTCTGCCGGGCGCCCACGACACCAACAAATATGCGGTCGAAAGCCGCGTCGCGATCTCCGGCGAACGGCTGGCCGATGCCAAGGCCGGCTTCGACCAGCGCACCAACGAACCGATCGTTTCCTTCACCTTCGACGCGCTTGGCGCGCGCCAGTTTGCGGAAATCACTCAGGCCGCAGTCGGCCGGCCCTTCGCCATCGTTCTCGACGGCAAGGTTCTGACCGCACCGGTCATCCGCGAACCGATCATTGGCGGTCAGGGGCAGATCAGCGGCAACTTCACCTCGAAGGAAGCAACCGTTCTCTCGGCGCTGCTGCGCTCGGGCGCCCTGCCGGCGCCGCTGACCGTCATTGAAGAACGCTCGGTTGGTCCGAACCTCGGCTCGGATTCGATCCGCATGGGCATCTACACCGGTCTTGCCGGCTTTGCCCTCGTCGTCGCCCTTATGGTCGTGCTCTACGGCGCATGGGGCATGATCGCCAATGTCGGTCTGGTGCTGCACACGATCCTGACGATCGCGCTTCTGGCGATGCTAGGCTCGACGCTGACCTTGCCCGGTATCGCCGGTATCATTCTCGGCATCGGGATGGCCGTGGACGCCAACATCCTGATCAATGCGCGTATCCGTGAAGAGACGGAAGGCGGCGCAGGCGCGATGAAGGCGCTCGATATCGGCTTCAACAAGGCCTACGCAACCATCATCGATAGTAACGTCACGACGCTTTCGGGCACCGTGCTGCTCTTCGCCTTCGGCTCCGGCCCGGTCAAGGGCTTCGCCGTCACGATGATGCTCGGCATTATCATCTCGATGTTCACCTCGATCACCGTCGTGCGCCTGATGATGCGCGAGGTCGTCGTTCGCCGGAAGATGAAGAAGCTCGAGATCCCGTCGCTGTTCGGCAAGGTTCCGAAGCTTCCGTCCTTCTCCTTCATGAAGGGCCGCTTCGTCGCCATCGGCATGTCCGCCTTCCTGTCGGTCAGCTCCGTCGTGCTGTTCTTCACGCCGGGCCTCAACTACGGCATCGACTTCGTCGGCGGTATCCAGGTCGAGACTACCTCGAAGAATACGCTCGACCTTCCGACGCTTCGCCACAATCTCGAAGCGCTCAACATCGGCGAAGTGGCGCTGCAGGAATTCGGCCAGGACAAATCGGTCCTGATCCGCGTCCAGCGCCAGCCGGGCGGCGAGCAGGAGCAGACCGTAGCGCTCAACCGCATCAAGGATGCCGTCGTCCAGACGATCCCGGATGCGGCATTCGAGCGTACTGAGGTCGTCGGCCCGACCGTCAGCACCGAGCTTGCCCGTTCGGGCTTCCTCGCTGTCGGTCTCGCGATGGTGGCGATCCTGCTCTACATCTGGTTCCGCTTCGAATGGCACTTCGCTGTCGGCGCGATCGCGGTCCTCTTGCTCGACATCACCAAGACGATCGGCTTCTTCGCGCTGACAGGCATCGACTTCAACCTGACGGCTATCGCCGCGTTGCTGACGATGATCGGCTACTCGGTCAACGACAAGGTGGTGGTCTATGACCGCATGCGCGAGAACCTCAGGAAGTACAAGTCGATGCCGTTCTCGGATCTCATCGACATGAGTATCAACCAAGTGATCGCGCGATGCATCTTCACCTCGATGGCGACGGCCTTCTCGCTGGTGCCGATGGCGATCTGGGGCGGCGATGCCGTCAAGAGCTTCGCCTGGCCGATGATCTTCGGCGTGATCGTGGCAACGACCTCGTCGATCTACATCGGCGGTCCGATCCTGCTCTTCCTCAATCGTTGGTGGAAGGATCGCGAAGCGTCCCGCAGCGGCACGACCACGCCGCAGGCGGGAACGCCGGCGGCCTGA
- a CDS encoding 5-guanidino-2-oxopentanoate decarboxylase, whose translation MTTEKTVGEVLVDLLEANGVEVVFGIPGVHTVELYRGLAASKIRHVTPRHEQGAGFMADGYARVSGKPGVALVITGPGLTNTITAMAQARQDSIPMLVISGVNRRDSLGHGRGLLHELPDQHGMMKTLALYSHTLLNPEDLPFVVDRAFSVLVSGRPGPVHIEIPTDVMSAKIAPQAVRPATATRPRSDSETLQRAAILCADASRPVIICGGGALTAEAEVAELAEKIGAPVVTTVNARGMFSGSPLRVPASPSLKAVRSLLKEADLVLALGTEMGQTDYDMYADGGFPALRNLIRTDIDAAQLARGPHAALSILSGAKAATAGILAFLPGHAAKDGAGRAETARRAALKELTPKMRAEIGIIDTIYKVLPDCTVVGDSTQAVYAGNLYCDAPRQRSWFNSATGYGSLGYAPPAAVGAAVADPSRPVVCLVGDGGFQFSLAEIGSAVDAQAQVIFLVWNNDGYQEIESYMVDAGVTPEGVKPSAPDFLMAAKAYGVEGRRLASASDLSHALAEAAQRKGPSLVEIHERRTSGLTA comes from the coding sequence ATGACCACGGAAAAAACGGTTGGAGAAGTCCTGGTCGATCTGCTCGAGGCCAACGGCGTCGAGGTGGTGTTCGGCATTCCCGGCGTGCACACGGTCGAGCTCTATCGGGGCCTTGCGGCATCGAAGATCCGCCACGTGACGCCGCGGCATGAACAGGGCGCCGGCTTCATGGCCGACGGCTATGCCCGCGTCAGCGGCAAGCCGGGCGTCGCCCTCGTCATCACCGGGCCGGGGCTGACGAACACCATCACCGCGATGGCGCAGGCGCGGCAGGATTCCATCCCGATGCTGGTGATCTCAGGCGTCAATCGCCGCGATTCACTCGGCCATGGCCGCGGCTTGCTGCACGAACTGCCCGACCAGCACGGCATGATGAAAACGCTGGCGCTCTATTCGCACACGCTCCTCAATCCGGAAGACCTACCTTTCGTCGTCGATCGCGCCTTCTCGGTGCTCGTCTCCGGCCGGCCGGGACCGGTGCATATCGAGATCCCGACCGACGTGATGTCGGCGAAGATCGCGCCGCAGGCGGTGCGCCCCGCAACGGCCACCCGACCGCGCTCCGACAGCGAGACGCTGCAGCGTGCGGCGATCCTTTGCGCCGACGCCTCGCGCCCGGTCATCATCTGCGGCGGTGGCGCGCTGACGGCGGAGGCGGAAGTGGCCGAGCTTGCCGAAAAGATCGGCGCGCCGGTCGTCACCACCGTCAATGCCCGTGGCATGTTCTCGGGCAGTCCCTTGAGGGTTCCAGCCAGCCCGAGCCTGAAGGCGGTGCGGTCGCTGCTGAAGGAGGCCGACCTGGTGCTGGCGCTCGGTACCGAAATGGGCCAGACCGACTACGACATGTATGCCGATGGCGGCTTTCCGGCCCTGCGCAACCTGATCCGCACCGACATCGATGCGGCGCAGCTCGCGCGCGGGCCGCATGCAGCACTCTCCATTCTCTCCGGCGCCAAGGCGGCGACGGCGGGCATCCTCGCCTTCCTGCCGGGCCATGCCGCCAAGGATGGCGCGGGACGGGCCGAGACCGCGCGACGGGCGGCGCTGAAGGAACTGACGCCGAAGATGCGGGCCGAGATCGGCATCATCGACACCATCTACAAGGTCCTGCCGGATTGCACTGTCGTCGGCGACTCGACCCAGGCCGTCTATGCCGGCAATCTCTATTGCGATGCACCGCGACAGCGAAGCTGGTTCAATTCGGCGACCGGTTACGGATCCCTGGGTTACGCGCCGCCGGCAGCCGTTGGTGCGGCCGTTGCCGATCCGTCGCGGCCGGTCGTCTGCCTCGTCGGCGACGGCGGCTTCCAGTTTTCGCTGGCCGAAATCGGCTCGGCCGTCGATGCGCAGGCGCAGGTCATCTTCCTCGTCTGGAACAATGACGGTTACCAGGAAATCGAAAGCTACATGGTCGATGCCGGCGTCACGCCGGAGGGCGTCAAGCCTTCGGCGCCGGACTTCCTGATGGCGGCGAAGGCCTATGGCGTCGAGGGACGGCGGCTTGCTTCCGCGAGTGATTTGTCCCACGCGCTCGCCGAGGCGGCGCAGCGGAAGGGACCGTCGCTCGTCGAGATCCACGAGCGGCGAACGAGCGGCCTTACGGCCTGA
- a CDS encoding pyridoxal phosphate-dependent aminotransferase, giving the protein MRYASITERLADLGSGKWSLHIRARQLKAAGADIIELTIGEPDLPPDRALLDECQRAMNAGRYRYSNGRGEPTVVAAVAEKYRRRRADVTNENVLCFPGTQTALFAVILGLAEAGDAVLVGDPLYATYEGVIRSTGAHPVLVPLKPEFGFHMQAEDLEKAITPESRVLLLNTPHNPTGAVLTAEEIAAIGEVARRHDLWIVCDEVYEELVFDAVFASPFDNPDLAERTIVVSSISKSHAAPGFRSGWAVGPVEFTERLLPVSETMLFGTQPFIADMTAYALTHDIDTARQMRLSYKSRAAQIVAGLAKAPGIEVFAPEAGMFILIDVSGTGLDGDAFAWALLEEEGVAVMPGSSFGDEAQNYLRVSLTVPDAAIDEACRRITALAERASQRKERRA; this is encoded by the coding sequence ATGCGCTACGCGTCCATCACCGAACGTCTTGCCGATCTTGGTTCGGGCAAATGGTCGCTGCATATCCGTGCCCGCCAGTTGAAGGCTGCCGGTGCCGACATCATCGAGTTGACGATCGGCGAACCGGATCTTCCGCCGGACCGCGCGCTGCTCGACGAATGCCAGCGGGCGATGAATGCCGGGCGCTATCGTTACTCCAACGGCCGCGGGGAGCCGACGGTCGTGGCGGCCGTCGCGGAGAAATACCGTCGCCGCCGTGCCGATGTGACGAACGAGAACGTGCTCTGCTTTCCCGGCACGCAGACGGCGCTTTTCGCCGTGATTCTCGGGTTGGCGGAGGCCGGCGATGCCGTGCTCGTCGGCGATCCGCTCTATGCGACCTATGAAGGCGTGATCCGCTCGACCGGCGCCCACCCGGTGCTGGTGCCGCTGAAGCCTGAATTCGGCTTCCACATGCAAGCCGAAGATCTCGAAAAGGCGATCACTCCGGAGAGCCGGGTGCTGCTGCTGAATACGCCGCACAATCCGACCGGCGCCGTGCTGACGGCGGAAGAAATTGCCGCGATCGGCGAAGTCGCACGTCGACACGATCTCTGGATCGTCTGCGACGAGGTCTATGAGGAGCTGGTGTTCGACGCCGTCTTTGCCTCGCCCTTCGACAATCCGGATCTCGCCGAACGCACGATCGTCGTCTCCTCGATCTCGAAGTCGCATGCCGCGCCGGGCTTTCGCAGCGGCTGGGCGGTCGGCCCGGTCGAGTTCACCGAGCGGTTGCTGCCGGTTTCCGAAACCATGCTTTTCGGCACGCAGCCCTTCATCGCCGACATGACCGCCTATGCCCTGACCCATGACATCGACACCGCACGGCAGATGCGCCTGTCCTACAAGTCGCGGGCAGCGCAGATCGTCGCCGGCCTTGCCAAGGCACCCGGTATAGAGGTGTTCGCGCCTGAGGCCGGCATGTTCATCTTGATCGATGTTTCGGGAACCGGTCTCGACGGCGATGCGTTTGCCTGGGCGCTGCTTGAAGAGGAGGGGGTTGCCGTCATGCCCGGATCGTCCTTTGGCGACGAAGCACAGAACTATCTGCGCGTCAGCCTGACCGTGCCCGATGCCGCCATCGACGAGGCCTGCCGCCGCATCACCGCCCTTGCCGAGCGAGCCAGCCAGCGCAAGGAGCGCCGCGCATGA
- a CDS encoding TetR/AcrR family transcriptional regulator: MNRRSFHRAPEGERRQELIEATLDCISEFGLKGATVRQIAIRAGVTAGLVRHYFESKDQMVAEAYRAVIASLTEKASKVEGDPETRLRDFIAINLTEPVADSRSISLWAAFISQVRVDPVLSEIHREGYLAFRNSLQELLADFLAAKGKPADAETCRAFAIAINGLVDGLWVEGCLAGDLFREGELVAIAMSSVEALLGTKIGTAKQ; the protein is encoded by the coding sequence ATGAACAGACGCAGTTTTCACCGTGCGCCGGAAGGCGAACGCCGCCAGGAATTGATCGAAGCGACGCTCGACTGCATCTCGGAATTCGGGCTGAAAGGCGCGACCGTCAGGCAGATCGCGATCCGTGCCGGGGTGACCGCCGGGCTGGTGCGCCACTACTTCGAATCGAAGGACCAGATGGTCGCCGAGGCCTATCGCGCCGTCATCGCCTCGCTCACTGAAAAGGCGAGCAAGGTCGAGGGCGACCCGGAAACCCGGCTCAGGGATTTCATCGCCATCAACCTCACCGAGCCGGTGGCCGACAGCCGCAGCATCTCCCTCTGGGCGGCCTTCATCAGCCAGGTCCGGGTCGATCCGGTGCTGTCGGAGATCCATCGCGAAGGATATCTCGCATTCCGCAATTCGCTGCAGGAACTGCTTGCCGATTTCCTTGCGGCCAAGGGCAAGCCGGCCGATGCCGAAACCTGCCGGGCTTTCGCCATCGCCATCAACGGATTGGTCGACGGCCTCTGGGTCGAGGGCTGCCTTGCCGGCGATCTCTTTCGCGAAGGCGAACTCGTCGCCATCGCCATGTCTTCGGTCGAAGCGTTGCTCGGCACGAAGATCGGAACTGCAAAACAATGA
- a CDS encoding ABC transporter ATP-binding protein — protein sequence MTDAAQAIAVTDLHKRFGPLEVLKGVSLTAKQGDVIAIIGGSGSGKSTFLRCINLLELPSAGSVSVHGEKIRMKSDGRGGLVPEDRKQVQRIRSQLGMVFQSFNLWQHMTILENVIEAPIHVLGKPKAEAVATAETLLKRVGLYEKRDAYPAFLSGGQQQRAAIARALAIQPLVMLFDEPTSALDPELVGEVLSVIGDLAREKRTMILVTHEMKFARDVANHIVFLHNGVIEEQGPPEAIFGAPKSERLKKFISSIH from the coding sequence ATGACGGATGCGGCCCAGGCAATCGCGGTCACTGACCTGCACAAGCGTTTCGGGCCATTGGAAGTGCTGAAGGGAGTTTCGCTCACGGCGAAGCAGGGCGACGTGATCGCCATCATCGGCGGCAGCGGCTCCGGCAAATCCACCTTCCTTCGCTGCATCAACCTCCTCGAACTCCCCTCCGCCGGCAGCGTCAGCGTGCATGGCGAAAAGATCCGGATGAAATCCGACGGCCGCGGCGGCCTGGTGCCTGAGGACCGCAAACAGGTCCAGCGCATCCGCAGCCAGCTCGGCATGGTATTCCAGAGCTTCAATCTCTGGCAGCACATGACCATCCTCGAAAACGTCATCGAAGCCCCGATCCATGTGCTCGGCAAACCGAAGGCCGAGGCGGTCGCCACCGCCGAAACCCTGCTGAAACGGGTCGGCCTCTACGAGAAACGCGACGCCTACCCGGCCTTCCTTTCCGGCGGCCAGCAGCAGCGCGCCGCGATCGCCCGGGCGCTTGCCATCCAGCCGCTCGTGATGCTCTTCGACGAGCCGACCTCGGCGCTCGATCCCGAACTCGTCGGCGAAGTTCTCTCTGTCATCGGTGACCTCGCGCGTGAAAAGCGCACGATGATCCTCGTCACCCACGAGATGAAGTTCGCGCGCGACGTCGCCAACCACATCGTCTTCCTCCACAACGGCGTGATCGAGGAGCAGGGCCCGCCGGAGGCCATCTTCGGCGCACCGAAATCGGAAAGGCTCAAGAAGTTCATCAGTTCCATTCACTGA
- a CDS encoding transporter substrate-binding domain-containing protein, with amino-acid sequence MKKALKVLAVAAAIAVSGGVAASAEALKVGVAAEPYPPFTAPDASGKWEGWEVEFMNAMCAEAKLECVLTPVAWDGIIPALTSKKIDMIISSMSITDERLKTIDFSDKYYNTPTGIIGTKGVEMNSSPEGLKGKTLGVQVSTVHQAYAAKHFAPAGVEVKEYQTQDEANNDLAAGRLDAVQADAIALKAFLATDQGKECCEYKGDVAEDVAVIGPGVGVGLRKGETELKDKINAAIKAIRDNGTYDTFSKKYFDFDIYGG; translated from the coding sequence ATGAAGAAGGCATTGAAAGTCCTGGCCGTTGCGGCGGCGATCGCCGTCAGCGGCGGCGTCGCGGCATCGGCGGAAGCGCTGAAGGTCGGCGTCGCAGCGGAACCCTATCCGCCGTTCACGGCACCTGACGCCAGCGGTAAGTGGGAAGGCTGGGAAGTCGAGTTCATGAACGCCATGTGCGCCGAGGCCAAGCTCGAATGCGTGCTGACGCCGGTCGCCTGGGACGGCATCATCCCGGCGCTGACCTCGAAGAAGATCGACATGATCATCAGTTCGATGTCGATCACCGACGAGCGCCTGAAGACGATCGATTTCTCCGACAAGTACTACAACACCCCGACCGGTATCATCGGCACCAAGGGCGTCGAGATGAACTCCTCGCCGGAAGGGCTGAAGGGCAAGACGCTCGGCGTCCAGGTCTCGACGGTTCACCAGGCCTATGCCGCCAAGCACTTCGCGCCGGCAGGCGTCGAGGTCAAGGAATACCAGACGCAGGACGAGGCCAACAACGACCTCGCCGCCGGCCGCCTCGATGCGGTGCAGGCGGATGCCATCGCACTCAAGGCGTTTCTGGCAACCGACCAGGGCAAGGAATGCTGCGAATACAAGGGTGACGTTGCCGAAGACGTCGCCGTGATCGGCCCCGGCGTCGGCGTCGGCCTGCGCAAGGGCGAAACCGAGCTCAAGGACAAGATCAACGCCGCCATCAAGGCGATCCGCGACAACGGCACCTACGATACGTTCTCGAAGAAGTACTTCGACTTCGACATCTACGGCGGATAA
- a CDS encoding ABC transporter permease, whose protein sequence is MAADSLINWGLLSLSAPGWGGVLLQGFFNSIQIAVGGFTLGLALGIGGAFGKLYGGPVLRDLLECYTTVVRAVPELVLILLLYYAGTDLLNQVLALFSVGPVDISGLMAGIFVIGVVQGAYSTEVLRGAIKAVPAGQIEAARAYGMSPAMVLRRITLPAMLPYAIPGLSNLWLIATKDTALLAVVGFSELTLVTRQAAGTTKAYLLFFLAAGALYLTLTLISNVFIGMLERHARRGFAESR, encoded by the coding sequence ATGGCTGCGGATTCCCTCATCAATTGGGGCCTGCTCTCGCTTTCAGCACCCGGCTGGGGCGGCGTATTGTTGCAAGGCTTTTTCAATTCCATTCAGATCGCCGTCGGCGGCTTCACGCTCGGTCTGGCACTCGGCATCGGCGGCGCCTTCGGCAAGCTCTACGGCGGCCCGGTCCTGCGCGATCTGCTCGAATGCTACACCACGGTCGTGCGCGCGGTGCCCGAGCTGGTGCTGATCCTCCTGCTCTATTATGCCGGCACCGACCTGCTCAACCAGGTTCTGGCGTTGTTTTCGGTCGGCCCGGTCGACATCAGCGGCCTGATGGCCGGTATCTTCGTCATCGGCGTCGTCCAGGGCGCCTATTCGACCGAGGTGTTGCGTGGCGCGATCAAGGCGGTGCCCGCCGGCCAGATCGAGGCGGCACGCGCCTATGGCATGTCGCCAGCCATGGTCCTGCGGCGGATCACCCTGCCGGCGATGCTGCCCTATGCCATTCCCGGCCTCTCCAATCTCTGGCTGATCGCCACCAAGGATACGGCGCTTCTCGCCGTCGTCGGCTTCAGCGAATTGACGCTGGTCACCCGCCAGGCGGCCGGCACGACCAAGGCCTACCTCCTGTTCTTCCTGGCGGCCGGCGCCCTCTACCTGACGCTGACGCTGATCTCCAACGTCTTCATCGGCATGCTCGAACGCCATGCCCGACGCGGTTTTGCGGAGAGCCGATGA
- a CDS encoding ABC transporter permease yields MTDETTHAVAFTPEDLPTARSFFQPHRIVMMLVFAAFVVAVAVFMRWDWLPRYLPRLGWGILVSLMMLFSTAILGFLLAVPIGLVQVTGPWFLKLPAKVFCTVIRGTPLLLQLWLLYYGLGSLFPQFPAIRQSFLWPYLREAWPYGVAALTISFAAYEGEVMRGAFAGVPNGELEAAKAYGMGRWTMFRRIWLPRAIHRALPTLNGETVLQLKSTPLVATVTVVDVYAVISKVRQETFLTYEPLLLLALIYMCLTGILVVAFRTFENRIPTRGA; encoded by the coding sequence ATGACCGACGAAACCACCCACGCCGTTGCGTTTACGCCCGAAGACCTGCCAACGGCGAGGAGCTTCTTTCAACCGCACCGCATCGTCATGATGCTGGTCTTTGCCGCCTTCGTCGTCGCCGTCGCCGTCTTCATGCGATGGGACTGGCTGCCGCGCTACCTGCCGCGGCTCGGCTGGGGCATTCTCGTCAGCCTGATGATGCTGTTCAGCACCGCCATCCTCGGCTTCCTGCTGGCGGTGCCGATCGGCCTCGTGCAGGTGACCGGCCCCTGGTTCCTGAAATTGCCGGCCAAGGTCTTCTGCACGGTCATCCGCGGCACGCCGTTGCTGTTGCAGCTCTGGCTGCTCTACTACGGTCTCGGCTCGCTGTTCCCGCAGTTTCCGGCAATCCGCCAATCCTTCCTCTGGCCCTATCTGCGCGAGGCCTGGCCCTATGGCGTGGCGGCACTGACCATTTCCTTTGCCGCCTACGAGGGCGAGGTCATGCGTGGCGCCTTTGCCGGTGTTCCGAACGGCGAGCTCGAGGCGGCCAAGGCCTATGGCATGGGCCGCTGGACGATGTTCCGCCGCATCTGGCTGCCGCGCGCCATCCATCGGGCGCTGCCGACGCTCAACGGCGAAACGGTGCTGCAGCTGAAATCGACCCCGCTTGTCGCCACCGTCACCGTCGTCGACGTCTATGCGGTCATCTCCAAGGTGCGGCAGGAAACCTTCCTCACCTACGAGCCGCTCCTCTTGCTCGCGCTCATCTACATGTGCCTCACCGGCATCCTGGTGGTGGCTTTCCGCACGTTCGAAAATCGCATCCCAACCCGCGGTGCCTGA